In the Candidatus Electrothrix rattekaaiensis genome, one interval contains:
- the asnB gene encoding asparagine synthase (glutamine-hydrolyzing), which produces MCGITGFLTSHLGDKYTRSLKQMTDTLQHRGPDNSGIWTDQAYGIGLGHRRLAILDLSPSGYQPMHSVSGRYVIVFNGEVYNHLSLRKQLEGSGDQQKAWQGHSDTETLLACFEAWGIAKSLQNVVGMFALAVWDRQERQLTLARDRMGEKPLYYGWCKGSFIFGSELKALRQYPGFNNAIARDVLPLYLRHSYIPAPYSIYRDIYKLEPGCMLTVDASGSSIEPASAPHAPCEDRNWSLQRYWSLHDQVINREPDMMLGEQEALSSLETALTASVRIQSVADVPLGAFLSGGIDSSLIAALMQGQATKPIKTFTIGFEEDGYSEAVYAKAVAEHLHTEHTELYLTAAQAMEVIPLLPTLYDEPFADSSQIPTFLVAQMARQYVTVALSGDGGDELFGGYNRYLWAPKIWQKIAWLPYTLRQQLSRLLIRASQNDFLAHQQGIAHKFSIALAGEKLQKLGQRLQGVRDLDDFYQSLVSEWRAPEEIVLAGQGVETLLTDRRNWPQLERAEERMMYLDALTYLPDDILCKVDRAAMGVSLETRVPFLDHRVVEMAWRLPLHMKIRDSQGKWPLRQLLYKYVPCELIERPKQGFAIPLGEWLRGPLRDWAEHLLDPVRLSEQGYFRSEPIQQKWQEHVTKKRNWEHSLWSILMFQAWLETQQEKN; this is translated from the coding sequence ATGTGCGGAATTACAGGATTTCTTACGAGTCATCTTGGTGACAAATATACTCGTTCTCTCAAACAAATGACTGATACTCTGCAACACCGTGGCCCTGATAACAGCGGTATCTGGACAGATCAGGCATATGGGATTGGGCTGGGACACAGGCGTCTGGCAATTCTCGATCTTTCGCCGTCAGGGTACCAGCCCATGCATTCTGTTTCAGGACGTTATGTCATCGTTTTTAACGGTGAGGTCTATAATCATCTTTCGTTGCGAAAACAGCTGGAAGGCAGCGGGGATCAGCAAAAAGCATGGCAGGGCCATTCAGATACAGAGACCCTGCTTGCCTGTTTTGAGGCATGGGGAATTGCAAAAAGTCTGCAAAACGTCGTGGGTATGTTTGCCCTTGCTGTCTGGGATCGGCAAGAAAGGCAGCTGACGCTCGCCCGTGATAGAATGGGAGAGAAACCCCTGTATTACGGTTGGTGCAAAGGTAGTTTTATTTTCGGCTCTGAACTGAAGGCCCTGCGTCAGTATCCCGGCTTTAACAACGCTATTGCAAGAGATGTACTGCCTCTTTATCTCCGTCACTCGTATATTCCAGCACCCTATTCTATTTACCGAGACATATATAAACTGGAACCGGGCTGTATGCTGACGGTTGATGCCTCTGGTTCGTCTATCGAGCCTGCCTCTGCCCCCCACGCTCCCTGTGAAGATAGAAACTGGAGCTTGCAACGGTATTGGTCGTTGCATGATCAGGTAATTAATAGAGAGCCAGATATGATGCTTGGCGAACAGGAAGCGCTATCCTCTCTCGAAACTGCCTTGACAGCGTCGGTTCGTATCCAGTCTGTGGCGGATGTTCCGCTGGGTGCTTTTCTCTCCGGCGGCATTGATTCCTCTTTGATTGCAGCGCTGATGCAAGGTCAAGCGACCAAACCGATCAAGACCTTCACTATCGGATTCGAGGAAGACGGCTACAGTGAGGCGGTTTATGCAAAAGCCGTGGCTGAACACCTGCATACTGAGCATACGGAATTGTATCTTACAGCCGCCCAGGCAATGGAGGTGATTCCTCTGCTGCCGACCTTGTATGATGAGCCCTTTGCCGATTCATCGCAAATTCCCACCTTTTTGGTGGCGCAAATGGCCCGCCAGTATGTTACAGTGGCCCTGTCCGGCGACGGCGGGGATGAGCTGTTCGGAGGGTATAATCGGTATCTCTGGGCACCAAAGATATGGCAAAAAATAGCTTGGCTCCCCTATACTCTTCGACAGCAGCTCTCTCGCCTCCTTATACGGGCTTCTCAAAACGATTTCTTGGCGCACCAACAGGGCATTGCTCATAAATTTTCGATAGCCTTAGCAGGAGAAAAACTGCAAAAACTCGGGCAACGTTTACAGGGGGTTCGGGATCTTGATGATTTTTATCAGAGTCTGGTTTCGGAATGGAGAGCACCAGAGGAAATCGTTTTGGCAGGGCAGGGAGTTGAAACTTTACTTACAGACAGAAGAAACTGGCCGCAACTGGAGCGGGCTGAAGAACGTATGATGTACCTTGATGCTCTAACCTACTTACCGGATGATATTTTATGCAAGGTGGATCGGGCCGCTATGGGGGTAAGTCTTGAGACGCGGGTGCCTTTCCTGGATCATCGAGTGGTGGAAATGGCGTGGCGATTACCCTTGCATATGAAGATTCGTGACAGTCAGGGGAAATGGCCTTTGCGGCAGCTTCTGTATAAATACGTACCGTGTGAATTGATTGAACGACCTAAGCAGGGGTTTGCCATACCTTTGGGCGAATGGTTGCGTGGACCTTTGCGTGATTGGGCCGAGCATCTGCTGGATCCTGTCCGTTTATCTGAACAGGGCTATTTTCGGTCTGAGCCGATCCAGCAGAAATGGCAGGAACATGTGACGAAAAAGCGCAACTGGGAACATTCCCTGTGGTCAATATTGATGTTTCAGGCTTGGCTTGAAACACAGCAGGAGAAGAATTAA
- a CDS encoding EpsG family protein, translated as MWPYWLMFSIPAFAALSTENRDRSWGPWIALGLFFTICIGFRFHVGGDWNNYLPFYDREIGRAFTDPISGDPGYVLLNRFMAQLDWKIYGVNLACGLFFIGGLVVFCRGLYRSWLGFAVAVPYLVVVVAMGYSRQGVALGLIFWGLAYLEKGKFIPYLLFIAVAALFHKTAVIMIPLGIFLYRQGWLYRIIAVALVVTGLWNALVAKEVDHLWSAYVEQQMYSQGAFIRVAMNGVAAVFLLKYWKQWKEIYPNALLWLWMAYGAIACVFAVGFATTAVDRLALYITPLQVVVFSRLPFLARKEYHPDTMTVWILLGYGAVLFVWLNFATHAGYWLPYRNILFE; from the coding sequence ATGTGGCCCTATTGGCTGATGTTTTCGATCCCCGCCTTTGCGGCCCTGTCAACCGAGAATAGGGACCGATCTTGGGGGCCTTGGATTGCGCTGGGACTTTTTTTCACGATTTGTATCGGTTTCAGATTTCATGTTGGAGGAGATTGGAATAACTATCTCCCTTTTTATGATCGGGAGATCGGCAGAGCCTTTACAGATCCTATAAGCGGTGACCCCGGCTATGTTTTGTTGAATCGTTTTATGGCTCAACTTGATTGGAAGATTTACGGAGTGAACTTGGCCTGCGGGTTATTTTTTATTGGAGGGCTGGTAGTTTTTTGCAGAGGTTTGTACCGATCCTGGCTGGGTTTTGCCGTGGCGGTGCCGTACTTGGTGGTTGTGGTAGCAATGGGATACTCCCGCCAAGGGGTGGCACTTGGTCTGATTTTTTGGGGACTTGCCTATCTTGAAAAGGGCAAATTCATCCCCTATCTACTCTTTATTGCTGTTGCTGCTCTGTTTCATAAAACAGCAGTAATTATGATTCCTCTGGGTATTTTTCTCTATCGTCAAGGGTGGTTGTATCGAATTATAGCTGTTGCTTTGGTTGTTACCGGGCTATGGAATGCTCTGGTGGCTAAGGAGGTAGATCATCTCTGGTCTGCCTATGTTGAGCAGCAGATGTATTCCCAGGGTGCTTTTATTCGAGTGGCGATGAACGGTGTCGCTGCTGTGTTTCTGTTGAAATATTGGAAGCAGTGGAAGGAGATTTATCCCAATGCACTCCTTTGGTTATGGATGGCCTATGGCGCGATAGCCTGCGTTTTTGCGGTCGGATTTGCCACTACTGCTGTGGATCGGCTTGCTCTCTATATCACTCCCTTGCAGGTGGTTGTTTTCTCACGACTCCCCTTTCTTGCCAGAAAGGAATATCATCCTGATACAATGACAGTATGGATTTTATTGGGCTATGGAGCGGTCCTCTTTGTCTGGCTGAATTTTGCCACCCATGCCGGATATTGGCTCCCGTATCGGAATATTCTTTTCGAATAG
- a CDS encoding AAA family ATPase, translating into MYRKALLDIDEWKNRTDRKPLIIRGARQVGKTWLVREVARKHFENLIEINFDKTPEKAQLFKTADIEKSLQLLEIDANTEIVPGKTLIFFDEIQAVPSLLPLLRYFFEERPDIHILAAGSLLEFLLAEHDFSMPVGRIEYLHLGPMDFEEFLLGLGQDRLSRFLNAFSLEDRIPASIHNNLMYYVRLFWIIGGMPAAVKRYGSEQNFTAVEREHESILQTYEDDFSKYRQRIHSERLRRVFRRLPSLIGGKLKYVNLDPNEKSRDLADTLHLLELARISYPVRHSAGNGVPLGAEVKERDFKPLFLDIGLVATGLGLNLADLHAEKELLMINNGAMAEQFVGQHLLYRQQSYKRPELYYWNREKKNSQAEVDYLISVNGQVVPVEVKAGKTGSLKSLQVFMSEKKLPVAVRFNSMAPSCLEAKSAIAGKESVRFSFISLPLYLVCQVERLVKGRFVGPRSSGQ; encoded by the coding sequence ATGTATCGCAAGGCATTATTGGATATAGATGAATGGAAAAACAGAACTGATCGGAAGCCGCTGATTATTCGCGGGGCCAGACAGGTCGGCAAGACATGGTTGGTACGAGAGGTTGCTCGGAAACATTTCGAGAATTTAATTGAGATTAATTTTGACAAAACACCGGAAAAGGCGCAACTGTTCAAAACCGCAGATATAGAAAAAAGCCTACAGCTCCTTGAGATTGATGCAAATACAGAGATCGTTCCCGGTAAGACGCTCATCTTTTTTGATGAGATCCAGGCGGTACCGAGTCTTCTTCCTTTGTTGCGGTATTTTTTTGAAGAACGACCAGATATACACATTCTTGCTGCTGGTTCTCTGCTGGAGTTTTTACTGGCGGAACATGATTTTTCCATGCCTGTGGGCAGAATTGAGTATCTGCATCTGGGGCCTATGGATTTCGAGGAATTTCTTCTAGGCTTGGGGCAGGACAGATTGTCCCGCTTTCTGAACGCTTTTTCCTTGGAAGACCGTATTCCCGCGTCAATCCATAATAATCTGATGTATTATGTCCGCTTGTTCTGGATCATAGGCGGAATGCCAGCAGCAGTTAAGAGGTACGGCTCAGAGCAGAACTTTACTGCTGTCGAACGAGAACATGAAAGCATTCTCCAAACCTATGAAGATGATTTCAGTAAATACCGCCAACGGATTCACTCCGAACGGTTGCGTAGAGTTTTCAGGCGGTTACCGTCACTTATCGGCGGCAAGTTGAAGTATGTAAACCTTGATCCAAACGAAAAATCAAGAGACCTTGCGGATACACTGCACCTGCTTGAGCTAGCACGTATCTCTTATCCTGTCAGACACAGTGCGGGTAACGGTGTCCCTTTGGGTGCAGAGGTGAAAGAACGGGATTTCAAACCGCTGTTTCTTGATATTGGTCTGGTGGCAACCGGTCTCGGCTTAAATCTCGCTGATCTCCATGCTGAAAAGGAACTGCTTATGATCAACAACGGTGCAATGGCTGAGCAGTTTGTCGGGCAGCATCTTTTATACAGACAGCAAAGCTATAAACGACCGGAACTCTATTACTGGAACAGAGAAAAGAAAAATTCCCAAGCTGAGGTGGATTATCTTATCTCTGTCAACGGACAAGTGGTACCAGTTGAAGTCAAGGCAGGCAAGACCGGCTCTCTGAAATCTCTTCAGGTTTTCATGAGTGAGAAAAAACTGCCTGTCGCTGTCAGATTTAACAGTATGGCTCCCTCGTGCCTTGAGGCAAAATCAGCCATTGCCGGAAAAGAGAGTGTCCGTTTCTCTTTTATCTCTTTGCCGCTGTATTTAGTGTGTCAGGTTGAAAGGCTGGTGAAAGGTAGATTTGTCGGCCCTCGCTCATCCGGCCAATGA
- a CDS encoding glycosyltransferase family 4 protein: MKIIFFANTDWYLYNFRLGLARSLREQGTEVVMMSPPGEYGARIENKGFRWIPLPMERRSLNPFREIQLLRYICSIYKKERPDVVHNFTIKSVIYGALATQAAGIQNRIHAVTGLGHVFISQSMRARILRPLVKGLLRQALRGKGSRLILQNPDDRALFLEHNLIGPEHIHLIRGSGVDTERFAPVQKVRQGKFRVLLAARLLWEKGIREYVEAAELLIHRSDELEFLLAGVADPGNPSAVPEQEIRRWQKSGMLTVLGHVENMQQLMTEVNVMVLPSWREGTPRGLLEAASMALPIITTDAPGCREIVENEKNGFLVPVGDAVALAEKIEYLLDHPETCLHFGTAGREKVCKEFDQEIVFRQTWEVYRSLGILNKSIRGG; this comes from the coding sequence ATGAAGATTATTTTTTTCGCCAATACGGATTGGTATCTGTATAATTTTCGGCTTGGGCTTGCTCGCTCCCTTCGTGAACAAGGTACTGAAGTGGTTATGATGTCACCCCCTGGTGAGTACGGGGCACGAATAGAAAACAAGGGATTTCGCTGGATTCCCCTGCCGATGGAACGGCGCAGCCTGAATCCTTTTCGTGAAATTCAATTACTTCGTTATATCTGTTCCATATACAAAAAAGAACGACCTGATGTAGTCCATAATTTCACCATCAAAAGTGTGATCTACGGTGCTTTGGCTACCCAAGCAGCAGGGATACAAAACAGAATCCATGCTGTTACAGGTTTGGGGCATGTCTTTATCAGTCAATCCATGCGAGCCCGTATCCTTCGTCCTCTGGTTAAGGGGTTACTCAGACAGGCTTTACGAGGAAAAGGGAGTCGTTTGATTCTCCAGAATCCTGATGATAGAGCCTTGTTTCTTGAGCATAACCTGATCGGCCCGGAACACATTCATCTGATTCGAGGCTCCGGCGTGGATACCGAGCGTTTTGCCCCGGTGCAAAAGGTACGTCAAGGGAAATTTCGGGTTTTGTTGGCTGCTCGGCTGCTTTGGGAAAAGGGGATTAGGGAGTATGTGGAAGCTGCCGAGTTATTGATCCATCGGAGCGATGAGCTTGAATTTCTGCTTGCCGGGGTTGCGGATCCGGGTAATCCTAGCGCCGTACCGGAACAGGAAATAAGGAGATGGCAGAAATCCGGCATGTTAACGGTACTCGGACATGTGGAAAATATGCAACAGCTGATGACTGAGGTAAATGTCATGGTTCTGCCAAGTTGGCGGGAGGGAACCCCGCGAGGCCTCCTGGAAGCAGCATCTATGGCCCTACCCATTATCACCACTGATGCACCCGGTTGTCGGGAAATAGTGGAGAATGAGAAAAACGGCTTCCTCGTGCCGGTGGGAGATGCTGTCGCCTTGGCTGAAAAGATTGAATATCTCCTGGATCACCCGGAGACTTGCCTTCATTTCGGTACAGCAGGCCGTGAAAAGGTCTGCAAGGAGTTTGACCAAGAGATTGTTTTTCGTCAAACATGGGAAGTCTATCGCTCCCTCGGCATCCTGAACAAGTCGATAAGAGGTGGATGA